From Pandoraea norimbergensis, the proteins below share one genomic window:
- a CDS encoding UvrD-helicase domain-containing protein, with the protein MPDLLANLNPEQLAAVTLPDEPALILAGAGSGKTRVLTTRIAWLIQQGHVGPAGILAVTFTNKAAKEMQARLGAMLPISPRAMWIGTFHGLCNRMLRAHFRDAGLPQSFQILDQADQLSAIKRMMKAANVDDEKFPPKNLQYFINNAKEQGLRPHEVEANDAFNQKFVELYASYQEQCQREGVVDFAELLLRCFELLKHNEPLRVHYQTRFRHILVDEFQDTNKLQYAWLKMLAGGNSAVFAVGDDDQSIYAFRGANVGNMADFEREFRVRYMIKLEQNYRSHGNILDAANALISNNARRLGKNLRTDAGHGEPIRVYEAATDLQEASWLVEEIKALVAQGLSRQDVAILYRSNAQSRVMEHALVGAGIAYRVYGGLRFFERQEVKHALAYLRLIENPNDDTAFVRVVNFPTRGIGARSLEQLADAARLYNCSMYAAVPYMTGKAGTNLTAFVRLIEQMRRETERLTLPEVVTHVVDASGLITHYQSEKEGQDRIENLQELVHAATAFIAEEGYGLDAPARLIAMRPALPGAPDVLASPDGVVDADTPVEMTPLAGFLSHASLEAGDNQAEAGQDAVQLMTVHAAKGLEFTAVFVTGLEEGLFPHENSAQELDGLEEERRLMYVAITRAKERLYLSFTQSRMLHGQTRYNVRSRFFEEIPEEVLKFLTPRAQPGARAAQTEPAWGRDWFSRPQVSAPRQEEWAATKSEQALADRSRSAGTGFKVGQGVFHTKFGEGKIIGLEGAGDEARAHVKFGRHGEKWLALAVAKLQPIE; encoded by the coding sequence ATGCCCGATTTGCTAGCTAATCTGAACCCGGAACAACTGGCCGCCGTGACCCTGCCCGACGAGCCTGCCCTGATTCTCGCGGGTGCGGGTTCCGGCAAAACGCGCGTGCTAACCACCCGTATCGCGTGGTTGATCCAGCAAGGCCACGTGGGCCCCGCCGGCATTCTGGCGGTGACTTTTACGAACAAAGCCGCCAAGGAAATGCAGGCGCGCCTTGGCGCGATGCTCCCGATCAGCCCCCGCGCCATGTGGATCGGCACCTTCCACGGGCTGTGCAACCGGATGCTGCGCGCGCATTTTCGCGACGCTGGGCTGCCGCAGAGCTTCCAGATCCTTGATCAGGCCGACCAGCTCTCCGCCATCAAGCGGATGATGAAGGCCGCCAATGTCGACGACGAGAAGTTTCCGCCCAAGAATCTCCAGTATTTCATCAATAACGCCAAAGAGCAGGGCCTGCGCCCGCACGAGGTCGAGGCCAACGACGCGTTCAACCAGAAGTTTGTCGAGCTGTACGCGTCGTATCAGGAGCAATGCCAGCGCGAGGGCGTGGTCGATTTCGCCGAGCTGCTGCTGCGCTGTTTCGAGTTGCTCAAGCACAACGAACCGCTGCGGGTGCATTACCAGACGCGCTTCCGCCACATTCTCGTTGATGAGTTTCAGGATACGAACAAGCTCCAATACGCTTGGCTCAAGATGTTGGCGGGCGGCAACAGCGCGGTGTTCGCTGTGGGCGACGATGATCAGAGTATTTACGCGTTTCGTGGTGCTAACGTCGGCAATATGGCCGACTTCGAGCGCGAATTCCGCGTTCGGTACATGATCAAGCTGGAACAGAACTACCGCTCGCACGGCAATATTCTTGACGCCGCCAATGCGCTGATTTCGAACAACGCCCGCCGTCTGGGCAAGAATCTGCGCACCGATGCGGGGCATGGCGAGCCGATTCGCGTTTATGAGGCCGCAACCGATCTTCAGGAAGCGAGCTGGCTGGTCGAGGAAATCAAGGCGCTCGTGGCGCAAGGGCTGTCGCGGCAGGACGTCGCCATTCTCTATCGCAGCAACGCCCAGTCGCGGGTGATGGAGCACGCGCTCGTGGGCGCGGGCATTGCGTATCGTGTTTATGGCGGCCTGCGCTTCTTCGAGCGTCAGGAGGTGAAGCACGCGCTTGCCTATCTGCGACTCATCGAGAATCCGAATGACGACACGGCGTTCGTGCGTGTGGTCAATTTCCCGACACGCGGTATCGGGGCGCGTTCGCTCGAACAACTGGCCGACGCGGCCCGCTTGTACAACTGCTCGATGTACGCCGCCGTGCCCTATATGACCGGCAAGGCGGGCACCAATCTGACGGCGTTCGTGCGCCTGATCGAACAGATGCGCCGCGAGACGGAGCGCCTGACGTTGCCGGAAGTGGTGACGCATGTGGTCGATGCCAGCGGGCTGATCACGCATTACCAGTCAGAAAAGGAAGGTCAGGACCGCATCGAGAACTTGCAGGAGTTGGTGCATGCGGCCACGGCGTTCATCGCGGAAGAGGGCTATGGGCTGGATGCCCCCGCCCGCCTGATCGCCATGCGCCCCGCGCTGCCGGGGGCGCCCGATGTACTGGCCTCGCCCGATGGCGTGGTCGATGCCGATACGCCGGTGGAGATGACGCCGCTGGCGGGCTTCCTGTCGCACGCCTCACTCGAGGCCGGTGACAATCAGGCCGAAGCCGGGCAGGACGCCGTGCAACTGATGACCGTGCACGCCGCCAAGGGGCTGGAGTTCACGGCAGTCTTCGTGACGGGGCTTGAAGAAGGGCTGTTCCCGCACGAAAACAGCGCGCAGGAGCTTGATGGGCTCGAAGAAGAGCGTCGCCTGATGTACGTGGCGATCACGCGGGCCAAGGAGCGCCTGTACCTGTCGTTCACGCAAAGCCGCATGCTGCATGGCCAGACGCGCTACAACGTGCGCTCGCGCTTCTTCGAAGAAATTCCCGAGGAAGTGCTGAAATTTCTGACGCCGCGTGCCCAGCCGGGCGCGCGTGCGGCCCAGACCGAACCGGCATGGGGGCGTGACTGGTTCTCGCGTCCGCAGGTGAGCGCGCCGCGTCAGGAAGAATGGGCGGCCACGAAGTCGGAGCAGGCGCTGGCAGACCGCTCCCGCTCGGCCGGGACTGGCTTCAAGGTCGGGCAGGGCGTATTCCACACCAAGTTCGGCGAAGGCAAGATCATCGGGCTGGAAGGCGCGGGCGATGAAGCGCGTGCGCATGTGAAGTTCGGCCGCCACGGTGAAAAGTGGCTTGCACTGGCGGTGGCGAAGCTTCAGCCGATCGAATGA
- a CDS encoding LOG family protein — MTKRRKVIPSLRMLADHERATAKKARASWQMFTIMAEFIEATEYLSEIRPAVSIYGSARIKPKSPFYKLTMTIARKFSDSGFAVISGGGPGIMEAANKGAHGGASPTVGLNIELPHEQKGNQYQDISLRFRHFFTRKVTFVKNSDAFIIMPGGFGTLDELSEVLTLIQTQKSRHVPVILVGTEFWKGLLDWVRSTMLPMGLIGEKDLDLVQVIDDPDEILKAVFDFYDGHIEPETETSEKMFYL, encoded by the coding sequence ATGACCAAGAGAAGAAAAGTGATACCGAGTCTGCGCATGCTGGCAGACCATGAGCGCGCCACAGCCAAGAAGGCGCGCGCGTCGTGGCAGATGTTCACGATTATGGCAGAGTTCATTGAGGCGACCGAGTACCTGTCCGAGATCCGGCCCGCCGTGAGCATCTACGGCAGCGCGCGCATCAAACCCAAGTCGCCGTTCTACAAACTGACGATGACCATCGCCCGCAAGTTCTCCGACAGCGGCTTTGCGGTGATCTCCGGCGGCGGCCCCGGCATCATGGAGGCCGCCAACAAGGGTGCGCATGGCGGCGCCTCGCCGACGGTGGGCCTGAACATCGAGCTGCCGCACGAACAAAAGGGCAATCAGTATCAGGACATCTCGCTGCGTTTTCGGCACTTCTTCACGCGCAAAGTCACGTTCGTGAAGAACTCGGATGCCTTCATCATCATGCCGGGTGGCTTCGGCACGCTTGACGAGTTGTCCGAAGTGCTCACGCTCATCCAGACGCAGAAATCGCGCCACGTGCCGGTGATTCTGGTCGGCACGGAGTTCTGGAAAGGGCTGCTCGATTGGGTGCGCTCGACGATGCTGCCGATGGGCCTCATCGGCGAGAAGGATCTCGATCTGGTACAGGTCATCGACGATCCTGACGAGATTCTCAAGGCCGTGTTCGACTTCTACGACGGACACATCGAGCCCGAGACCGAGACGAGCGAGAAGATGTTCTATCTGTAA
- the polA gene encoding DNA polymerase I: protein MSEQQSLEGKTLLLVDGSSYLYRAYHALPDLRGPNGEPTGALHGIVNMLRRMRKDVHAEYSACVFDAKGKTFRDDWYPEYKANRPSMPDDLRVQIEPIHEAVRAMGWPLLMIDGVEADDVIGTLAKRASELGMRVVVSTGDKDLAQLVNDRVTLVNTMTNETLDAPAVEAKFGVPPARIVDYLTLVGDTVDNVPGVDKCGPKTAVKWLTQYGDLDNLVANAAEVKGAVGENLRRALDWLPMGRKLVTVALDCDLTPQVTSIEASLQTQPEDTATLRDFFARHGFKTLLREAEAAVAVKAGEDAPAPQADTLERHYEAVLTWEQFDAWMKIIEAAELTAFDTETTSLDAMQAQLVGLSFSTEPGRAAYIPVAHRAPGEVEQLPRDEVLARLKGWLEDPAHKKVGQNLKYDAHVLENYDIHLNGIAHDTLLESYVLESHRSHDMDSLASRHLGVTTIKYEDVCGKGAKQIGFDEVSVEQATQYAAEDADITLRLHRALYPDLARESTLDFVYADIEMPTARVLQRIERNGVLVDTAKLAAQSEEIGRRLVTLETEAYALAGQTFNLNSPKQIADIFFTQLQLPVVKKTASGAPSTDEEVLQKLAEDYPLPKVLLENRGLAKLKSTYTDKLPKMVNPNTGRVHTNYAQAVAITGRLASNDPNLQNIPVRTAEGRRIREAFIAPPGSQLVSADYSQIELRIMAHISGDESLLRAFANGEDIHRATAAEIFAVTPLEVSSEQRRYAKVINFGLIYGMSAFGLAANLGIERDAAKQYIDRYFMRYPGVARYMDETRKSAKARGFVETVFGRRLWLPDINGGNGPRRQAAERAAINAPMQGTAADLIKLSMIAVQRWLDDSGLQTRQIMQVHDELVLEVPDHELAEVKKRLPELMCGVAKLRVPLVAEVGVGENWEQAH from the coding sequence ATGTCGGAACAGCAAAGTCTGGAAGGTAAGACGCTCTTATTGGTCGATGGTTCGAGTTATCTTTATCGAGCCTATCACGCCCTGCCGGATTTGCGCGGCCCCAATGGCGAGCCCACGGGCGCGCTCCACGGCATCGTCAACATGCTGCGTCGCATGCGTAAAGATGTACATGCAGAGTATAGCGCCTGCGTTTTCGACGCCAAGGGCAAGACGTTTCGCGATGACTGGTACCCCGAGTACAAGGCGAACCGTCCGTCGATGCCCGACGACCTGCGCGTCCAGATTGAACCGATTCACGAAGCGGTGCGAGCCATGGGCTGGCCGCTGCTCATGATCGACGGCGTGGAAGCCGACGACGTGATCGGCACGCTGGCCAAACGCGCCTCCGAACTCGGCATGCGCGTGGTGGTGTCCACCGGCGACAAGGATCTTGCGCAGTTGGTGAACGATCGCGTCACGCTCGTGAACACGATGACCAACGAGACGCTCGACGCCCCGGCGGTCGAAGCCAAGTTCGGCGTGCCGCCCGCGCGCATCGTCGACTACCTGACGCTGGTCGGCGATACCGTCGATAACGTGCCGGGCGTCGACAAGTGCGGCCCGAAAACAGCCGTGAAGTGGCTCACACAGTACGGCGACCTCGACAATCTCGTGGCGAACGCGGCAGAAGTGAAGGGCGCCGTCGGCGAGAACCTGCGCCGCGCGCTCGACTGGCTGCCGATGGGCCGCAAGCTCGTGACGGTCGCGCTCGATTGCGATCTCACGCCGCAAGTGACTTCGATTGAAGCCAGCTTGCAAACCCAGCCGGAAGACACGGCGACGCTGCGCGATTTCTTCGCACGCCATGGCTTCAAGACGCTGCTGCGCGAGGCCGAGGCGGCCGTCGCCGTGAAGGCCGGTGAGGATGCGCCCGCACCTCAAGCCGATACCCTTGAGCGCCACTACGAAGCGGTGCTCACATGGGAGCAGTTCGATGCGTGGATGAAGATTATCGAAGCCGCCGAACTCACCGCGTTCGATACGGAAACCACCTCGCTTGACGCGATGCAGGCACAGTTGGTTGGCTTGTCGTTCTCGACCGAGCCGGGCCGTGCTGCTTATATTCCCGTCGCTCACCGCGCACCGGGCGAAGTCGAACAACTGCCGCGCGACGAAGTGCTCGCACGTCTCAAAGGGTGGCTCGAAGACCCCGCGCACAAGAAGGTCGGGCAGAACCTCAAGTACGACGCCCATGTGCTCGAGAACTACGACATCCATCTGAACGGTATTGCCCACGACACGTTGCTCGAATCGTACGTGCTGGAATCGCATCGCAGCCACGATATGGATAGCCTCGCGTCGCGCCATCTGGGGGTGACGACGATCAAGTACGAAGACGTGTGCGGCAAGGGCGCGAAGCAGATCGGTTTCGATGAAGTCAGCGTGGAGCAGGCAACGCAATACGCCGCCGAAGACGCCGACATCACCCTGCGTTTGCACCGCGCGTTGTACCCGGATCTGGCGCGCGAATCGACGCTCGACTTCGTCTACGCCGATATCGAAATGCCGACCGCACGCGTGCTGCAACGCATCGAGCGCAATGGCGTGCTGGTGGATACGGCAAAGCTCGCGGCGCAGAGCGAGGAGATCGGTCGACGCCTGGTCACGCTTGAAACCGAGGCCTACGCGCTGGCGGGCCAGACGTTCAATCTGAATTCGCCCAAGCAGATCGCCGATATCTTCTTCACGCAACTGCAATTGCCTGTCGTCAAGAAGACTGCCAGCGGCGCACCGTCGACCGACGAAGAGGTCTTGCAGAAGCTCGCCGAAGACTATCCGCTGCCGAAGGTGCTGCTGGAGAACCGGGGCCTCGCCAAGCTCAAGTCGACATACACCGACAAGCTGCCGAAGATGGTGAACCCGAACACCGGGCGCGTGCACACGAACTACGCGCAGGCGGTGGCCATCACCGGCCGGCTCGCATCGAACGATCCGAATTTGCAGAACATTCCGGTGCGCACCGCCGAAGGGCGCCGCATTCGCGAGGCGTTCATTGCGCCGCCGGGCAGCCAACTGGTGTCGGCGGATTATTCGCAGATCGAGTTGCGCATCATGGCGCATATCTCGGGCGACGAGAGTCTGCTGCGTGCGTTCGCCAATGGCGAGGACATTCACCGTGCCACGGCGGCCGAAATCTTCGCGGTAACGCCGCTCGAAGTGTCGTCGGAGCAGCGCCGCTACGCCAAGGTGATCAATTTCGGCCTGATCTACGGCATGAGCGCGTTCGGTCTCGCGGCCAACCTCGGTATCGAGCGCGATGCGGCCAAGCAATACATCGACCGCTACTTCATGCGCTATCCGGGCGTGGCGCGCTACATGGACGAGACGCGCAAGAGCGCCAAGGCGCGCGGTTTCGTCGAAACGGTATTCGGTCGCCGCTTGTGGCTGCCCGATATCAATGGCGGCAACGGGCCGCGCCGTCAGGCGGCTGAGCGCGCGGCAATTAACGCGCCGATGCAAGGCACCGCGGCCGACCTGATCAAGCTCTCGATGATTGCCGTGCAGCGCTGGCTCGACGATAGCGGCTTGCAAACGCGTCAGATCATGCAGGTGCACGATGAACTGGTGCTCGAAGTCCCGGATCACGAACTGGCAGAAGTCAAAAAGCGCTTGCCGGAGCTGATGTGCGGCGTGGCGAAGCTGCGCGTACCGCTGGTGGCCGAGGTGGGCGTGGGTGAGAACTGGGAGCAGGCTCACTGA
- a CDS encoding homoserine kinase — translation MAVFTSVSPEQLDQWLQRYDLGKVLDFRGISSGIENTNYFLTTERGEFVLTLFEKLTATQLPFYLQLMGHLAHHSVPVPDPIPDRTGEILGELNGKPATIVTKLAGRSELAPTPAHCAHVGAMLARMHLAGRDYTLEQANLRSLPWWREAAPAVKPYLSAAELALLESEMAHQEAFFASDDYRGMQSGPCHCDLFRDNVLFDKDEDGAPRLGGFFDFYFAGCDKWLFDLAVTVNDWCCDLSTGVLDDARVHAMLRAYETVRPLTDIEASHWRDMLRAGALRFWLSRLYDFHLPRAAEMLKPHDPGHFERILRERIEAVSIPWL, via the coding sequence ATGGCCGTTTTCACTTCCGTCTCGCCCGAGCAGCTCGATCAGTGGCTGCAACGCTACGATTTGGGGAAAGTTCTCGACTTTCGGGGCATCAGCTCCGGCATCGAGAACACCAATTACTTCCTGACGACCGAGCGCGGCGAGTTCGTCCTGACGCTGTTCGAGAAGCTCACCGCCACGCAATTGCCGTTCTATCTGCAATTGATGGGACATCTGGCCCACCACAGCGTGCCGGTGCCCGACCCGATTCCGGATCGCACGGGTGAGATTCTCGGTGAGTTGAATGGCAAGCCCGCGACCATCGTGACCAAGCTGGCGGGCCGCTCGGAACTGGCGCCCACGCCCGCGCACTGCGCTCATGTCGGCGCGATGCTCGCGCGCATGCATCTGGCCGGGCGCGACTACACGCTGGAGCAGGCCAATCTGCGCAGCCTGCCTTGGTGGCGCGAAGCCGCGCCGGCGGTCAAGCCGTACCTGAGCGCCGCGGAGCTCGCCCTGCTGGAAAGCGAAATGGCGCATCAGGAAGCGTTTTTCGCCAGCGACGACTATCGCGGCATGCAGTCAGGCCCGTGCCATTGCGACCTGTTCCGCGACAACGTGTTGTTCGACAAGGACGAAGATGGTGCACCGCGTCTGGGCGGCTTCTTCGACTTTTACTTTGCCGGCTGCGACAAGTGGTTGTTCGATCTTGCCGTGACCGTCAACGACTGGTGCTGCGATCTGAGCACGGGCGTGCTCGACGACGCCCGCGTGCATGCGATGTTGCGTGCGTATGAGACCGTGCGTCCCCTCACCGACATCGAGGCGTCGCACTGGCGCGACATGCTCAGAGCGGGTGCGCTGCGCTTCTGGCTCTCGCGCCTGTATGATTTTCATCTGCCGCGCGCGGCCGAGATGCTGAAACCGCACGATCCGGGGCATTTCGAACGAATCCTGCGCGAACGCATCGAAGCCGTTTCCATTCCCTGGCTGTGA
- a CDS encoding BPSS1780 family membrane protein, with the protein MQLLEVPPKSGYVWLRQGIWLFRKNPLAILTLLFAYLFGVMLLSILPVVGAFLPLLFIPGLSVGFMAACRDIIKNKPVLPPVLLDGFRGHGKDVARRLLALGGYYIAAMIVVFLFSALFDDGDLLGKMLFGTRIDEDSLVGGSMPQAMLAAAVAYVPVAMAFWFAPVLVAWHDVSPVKALFFSWTACVRNIRAFVVYGICTALVATVLPVIIALVMTVIGAGKYAMIVLMPYSILFTAVLYCSFYASYRGCFGVQEIGAIDPNVAPPEA; encoded by the coding sequence ATGCAATTGCTTGAAGTCCCGCCGAAGAGTGGTTATGTGTGGCTGCGCCAGGGTATCTGGCTATTCCGCAAGAACCCGCTCGCCATTCTGACGCTGCTCTTCGCCTATCTGTTCGGCGTGATGCTGCTCTCGATCCTGCCGGTCGTGGGCGCGTTTTTGCCGCTACTGTTCATTCCCGGCCTGTCGGTCGGTTTTATGGCGGCGTGTCGCGACATCATCAAAAACAAGCCTGTCCTGCCGCCCGTGCTGCTCGACGGGTTCCGCGGCCACGGCAAGGACGTGGCGCGCCGGCTGCTCGCGCTGGGCGGCTACTACATCGCCGCGATGATCGTGGTGTTTCTGTTCTCCGCGCTCTTCGACGACGGCGACCTGCTGGGCAAGATGCTGTTCGGCACCCGCATCGACGAAGACTCGCTCGTGGGCGGCTCAATGCCGCAGGCCATGTTGGCGGCAGCCGTCGCCTACGTGCCGGTCGCGATGGCGTTCTGGTTCGCGCCGGTGCTCGTGGCCTGGCATGACGTGTCGCCCGTTAAGGCGCTGTTTTTCAGCTGGACCGCCTGCGTGCGAAACATCCGCGCGTTTGTCGTCTACGGTATCTGCACGGCGCTTGTCGCCACGGTGCTGCCGGTGATCATCGCGCTGGTGATGACGGTGATTGGCGCAGGCAAGTACGCGATGATCGTGCTGATGCCCTACTCGATCCTGTTCACCGCCGTGCTGTATTGCTCGTTCTACGCGAGCTATCGCGGCTGTTTCGGCGTGCAGGAAATCGGCGCGATCGATCCGAACGTGGCACCGCCGGAGGCGTAA
- a CDS encoding YeeE/YedE family protein — MSSSAASAAVKTAPPSPSSPTSYNARPLAIALVLIAIGIVYLQATVGPKQAALAGVGALLGVALYHAAFGFTSAWRVFIADRRGAGLRAQMVMLAVGVVLFFPALADGTLFGNKVVGLVSPVGVSVAFGAFIFGVGMQLGGGCASGTLYTVGGGSTRMIVTLAAFIVGSVVATAHLPWWESLPHIKPVSLVKVWGLWPALIANLALFAAIGVFTLWAEKRRHGRVVGVPMTQSAKGRPALLRGPWPLLWGALALVLLNFATLALAGRPWGVTSAFALWGAKAFMAMGVDVASWPYWAKQTAVLNAPVAQDVTTVMDIGIILGALAAASIAGKFAPIWKIPVRSLLAAVVGGLLLGYGARLAYGCNIGAYFSGIISGSLHGWLWLVAAFFGNVFGTRLRPFFGLEVETTPRETGC, encoded by the coding sequence ATGTCGTCTTCTGCCGCCTCGGCCGCCGTCAAAACGGCGCCCCCCTCGCCGTCGTCCCCTACGTCGTATAACGCACGTCCGCTGGCCATCGCGCTGGTGCTGATTGCTATCGGCATCGTCTATCTGCAAGCCACGGTTGGCCCGAAGCAGGCCGCCCTTGCCGGTGTGGGCGCACTGCTTGGCGTTGCGCTTTATCACGCCGCATTCGGCTTTACGTCGGCGTGGCGCGTATTCATCGCGGACCGTCGCGGCGCCGGTTTGCGCGCGCAGATGGTGATGCTCGCCGTCGGCGTCGTGCTTTTCTTCCCGGCGCTGGCCGACGGCACATTGTTCGGCAACAAGGTCGTGGGGCTAGTCTCGCCGGTAGGCGTATCGGTGGCCTTCGGGGCGTTTATCTTCGGCGTGGGTATGCAGCTCGGCGGCGGGTGTGCATCGGGCACGCTCTATACCGTAGGCGGTGGCAGCACGCGCATGATCGTCACGCTCGCGGCGTTCATCGTTGGCTCGGTGGTCGCGACGGCACACCTGCCTTGGTGGGAATCGCTGCCGCACATCAAGCCGGTGTCGCTGGTGAAGGTGTGGGGCCTGTGGCCGGCACTGATCGCCAATCTCGCCTTGTTCGCCGCCATCGGCGTGTTCACGTTGTGGGCCGAGAAGCGCCGTCATGGCCGTGTGGTCGGTGTGCCGATGACGCAAAGCGCCAAGGGCCGCCCGGCACTGTTGCGCGGTCCGTGGCCGTTGCTGTGGGGTGCTCTGGCACTCGTGCTGCTCAATTTCGCGACGCTTGCCTTGGCCGGTCGTCCTTGGGGTGTTACGTCGGCGTTCGCTCTGTGGGGCGCCAAGGCCTTCATGGCGATGGGCGTGGACGTGGCGTCGTGGCCGTACTGGGCCAAACAGACGGCCGTGCTGAACGCGCCGGTCGCGCAGGACGTCACCACGGTGATGGACATCGGCATCATCCTCGGCGCGCTGGCTGCCGCCTCGATTGCCGGCAAGTTCGCACCGATCTGGAAGATTCCCGTGCGCTCGCTGCTCGCCGCAGTCGTGGGCGGGTTGTTGCTCGGCTACGGCGCGCGTCTGGCGTACGGCTGCAATATCGGCGCGTACTTCAGCGGCATCATCTCGGGCAGTCTGCACGGCTGGCTGTGGCTGGTGGCGGCGTTCTTCGGCAACGTGTTCGGCACGCGTCTGCGTCCGTTCTTCGGGCTGGAAGTCGAGACCACGCCGCGCGAGACCGGCTGCTGA